The Micromonospora krabiensis genome window below encodes:
- a CDS encoding ABC transporter permease, with protein sequence MNALTNTGRLARLVLRRDRARLAFWVLGTPLLGYALAGSVAGVYPDETARHGYATTSASSLVARAFNGPIAGTDLGNVVVAETYVTLVLIVALLSTFAVVRHTRQNEETGRAELVGASMVGRYAPLTAALLVVVTTNVLAAALLALAFTGGGLPLAGSVAAAAAIGGVGIAFTGVAAVTAQLSVTSRGANALAAASVGLAFALRAAGDVLGDTGADGTRVDSAWPSWLSPLGWGTQIHAYAGERWWVLALPVALLLAAVALAYALAERRDLGAGLVAPRRGPATAAAALLSPAGLAWRLQRGTLLGWAVGIAVLGLSMGVAADEFNAMIEENPAAAEAISAMGGGADLVDAYLAAMLALFALTIGAYVVQALLRVRGDEADGVLEAVLATGVSRGRWLGTQVLAAVLGAVALLLLAGVTTGLGHGLVAGDPLGRAVDLGGAALLRLPALLVVAGVVTALFGLLPRWSVVLSWTALLLFLLLGQLGAVLELPQAALDVSPYTHVPSAPAVDPTATPLVVLSAVAAALLATGVAAFRNRDVPR encoded by the coding sequence ATGAACGCGCTCACCAACACCGGCCGCCTCGCCCGGCTCGTGCTGCGGCGCGACCGTGCCCGCCTCGCCTTCTGGGTGCTCGGCACACCCCTGCTCGGCTACGCCCTGGCCGGCAGCGTCGCCGGCGTCTACCCCGACGAGACCGCCCGGCACGGCTACGCCACCACGTCGGCGTCCAGCCTGGTCGCCCGTGCCTTCAACGGCCCCATCGCCGGCACCGACCTCGGCAACGTGGTGGTCGCCGAGACGTACGTGACGCTGGTCCTGATCGTCGCGCTGCTGAGCACCTTCGCCGTCGTCCGGCACACCCGGCAGAACGAGGAGACCGGCCGGGCGGAACTCGTCGGTGCCTCCATGGTCGGCCGGTACGCGCCGCTGACCGCCGCGCTGCTCGTGGTCGTCACCACCAACGTGCTCGCCGCCGCGCTGCTCGCGCTCGCCTTCACCGGCGGGGGACTGCCGCTCGCCGGCTCCGTCGCGGCGGCCGCCGCCATCGGAGGCGTCGGCATCGCCTTCACCGGCGTCGCCGCCGTCACCGCCCAGTTGTCGGTCACCTCCCGAGGCGCCAACGCGCTCGCCGCCGCGTCCGTCGGGCTCGCCTTCGCGCTCCGCGCCGCCGGCGACGTGCTCGGCGACACCGGCGCCGACGGCACCCGCGTCGACAGCGCCTGGCCGTCCTGGCTCTCCCCGCTCGGCTGGGGCACCCAGATCCACGCGTACGCCGGCGAACGGTGGTGGGTCCTCGCCCTGCCCGTCGCACTGCTGCTCGCCGCCGTCGCCCTCGCGTACGCCCTCGCGGAGCGCCGCGACCTCGGCGCCGGCCTGGTCGCGCCCCGCCGCGGCCCCGCCACCGCCGCCGCCGCGCTGCTCAGCCCCGCCGGCCTGGCCTGGCGGCTGCAACGCGGCACGCTGCTCGGCTGGGCCGTCGGCATCGCCGTCCTCGGCCTCTCCATGGGCGTCGCCGCCGACGAGTTCAACGCGATGATCGAGGAGAACCCCGCGGCCGCCGAGGCGATCAGCGCCATGGGAGGCGGAGCCGACCTCGTCGACGCGTACCTCGCCGCGATGCTCGCGCTGTTCGCGCTGACCATCGGGGCGTACGTCGTGCAGGCCCTGCTCCGGGTCCGCGGCGACGAGGCCGACGGGGTGCTGGAGGCCGTCCTCGCCACCGGGGTCAGTCGGGGACGGTGGCTGGGCACCCAGGTCCTCGCCGCGGTCCTCGGCGCCGTCGCGCTGCTGCTGCTCGCCGGCGTCACCACCGGCCTCGGCCACGGCCTGGTCGCCGGCGACCCGCTCGGCCGCGCGGTCGACCTCGGCGGTGCCGCCCTGCTGCGCCTGCCCGCCCTGCTCGTGGTGGCCGGCGTCGTCACGGCGCTGTTCGGCCTGCTGCCCCGCTGGTCGGTCGTGCTGTCCTGGACGGCGCTGCTGCTCTTCCTGCTGCTCGGGCAACTCGGCGCGGTGCTGGAGCTGCCGCAGGCCGCCCTCGACGTCTCGCCCTACACCCACGTCCCGTCCGCGCCGGCCGTCGACCCGACAGCGACGCCGCTGGTGGTGCTCAGCGCGGTGGCCGCGGCGCTGCTCGCCACCGGCGTCGCCGCCTTCCGCAACCGCGACGTCCCCCGCTGA
- a CDS encoding TetR family transcriptional regulator, with product MTVEPADDTRTRILRAALDLFAEHGYQRTSLRQIAERLRLTKAAILYHFPAKEHLLAALVEPLLSDLEALLDAADGKPWRQARWTLLEGWVDTMLAHRRPLGMLFHDIALITRGDTYHRLMHIAMRANEAIAGPDAGRRERVRAVQAVAMCSDPVVFFGDVPDEVLREDMLDGVRRLLTAPGPAAGDGRATAARRGPGRPRAMGREQVEAARRMHAAGTHSVDAIAAALGVSRATVYRHLDAASADNETV from the coding sequence ATGACGGTCGAGCCCGCCGACGACACCCGCACCCGCATCCTCCGCGCCGCCCTCGACCTGTTCGCCGAGCACGGCTACCAGCGCACCTCGCTGCGGCAGATCGCTGAGCGGCTGCGGCTGACGAAGGCGGCGATCCTCTACCACTTCCCGGCCAAGGAGCACCTGCTCGCGGCGCTGGTGGAGCCGCTGCTGTCCGATCTGGAGGCCCTGTTGGACGCGGCCGACGGGAAGCCGTGGCGGCAGGCCCGGTGGACGCTGCTGGAGGGCTGGGTGGACACCATGCTGGCCCACCGCCGCCCGCTGGGCATGCTCTTCCACGACATCGCCCTGATCACTCGCGGCGACACGTACCACCGGCTGATGCACATCGCGATGCGGGCCAACGAGGCCATCGCCGGGCCGGACGCCGGGCGCCGGGAGCGGGTCCGGGCGGTACAGGCGGTCGCCATGTGCAGCGACCCTGTCGTGTTCTTCGGCGACGTGCCCGACGAGGTGCTGCGCGAGGACATGCTCGACGGCGTGCGCCGGCTGTTGACCGCGCCCGGCCCGGCCGCCGGGGACGGCCGGGCGACCGCGGCGCGGCGCGGGCCGGGGCGGCCCCGGGCGATGGGGCGCGAGCAGGTGGAGGCTGCCCGTCGGATGCATGCCGCCGGCACCCACTCGGTCGACGCCATCGCCGCGGCCCTGGGCGTCTCCCGGGCCACCGTCTACCGCCACCTGGACGCGGCGTCAGCCGATAATGAGACGGTTTAG
- a CDS encoding AAA family ATPase, giving the protein MLAARTSIDTNPASQLDVAADLVALLSDTATEPRANPQLEALTLAVAADLPVLLWGEPGIGKTAALTQLAASLNLPLTTVIASVHEPSDFAGLPIVGDDPALHGVPMAPPDWAVRLVRAGRGLLFLDELSTAPPAVQAALLRLVLERRIGSLRLPAEVRIVAAANPRSSAADGWELSPPLANRFVHLQWTHDHEVVVRGLSGTWPRAALPRLDPQRLPEAVTFARRAVCGLLSARPALVHRLPNHEAGRGGPWPSPRSWEMTLRLIAFATAADTSREVLSMLVRGTVGDGSGLELLASLDRMDLPDPEVLLADPAAAVLPERGDLRQTVLDGVVEAVRQRPDRHRWDAAWALLVRALETGAPDLVVVPASALARLRQEDWDVPASIERLAGAVSLSRRADQTATRIAAAAGSGR; this is encoded by the coding sequence ATGCTCGCTGCCCGTACCTCGATCGACACCAACCCGGCGTCGCAGCTCGACGTTGCCGCCGACCTGGTCGCGCTCCTGTCCGACACCGCCACCGAACCCCGCGCCAACCCGCAACTGGAGGCCCTGACCCTGGCCGTGGCCGCCGACCTGCCGGTCCTGCTGTGGGGCGAGCCCGGCATCGGCAAGACGGCCGCGCTGACGCAGCTCGCCGCGTCGCTGAACCTGCCGCTCACGACCGTGATCGCCAGCGTCCACGAGCCGTCCGACTTCGCGGGGCTGCCGATCGTCGGCGACGACCCGGCCCTCCATGGCGTGCCGATGGCGCCGCCGGACTGGGCCGTGCGGCTGGTTCGCGCCGGTCGCGGACTGCTGTTCCTGGACGAACTGTCCACCGCCCCGCCGGCCGTGCAGGCCGCGCTGCTGCGTCTCGTGCTGGAACGGCGCATCGGCAGCCTGCGCCTGCCGGCCGAGGTCCGGATCGTGGCCGCCGCCAACCCACGATCCTCGGCGGCCGACGGTTGGGAGCTGAGCCCGCCGCTGGCCAACCGCTTCGTCCACCTGCAGTGGACCCACGACCACGAGGTCGTCGTACGCGGTCTGAGCGGGACCTGGCCTCGGGCGGCACTGCCCCGGCTCGACCCGCAACGGCTGCCGGAGGCCGTCACCTTCGCCCGCCGCGCCGTGTGCGGCCTGCTGTCGGCCCGCCCGGCGCTCGTGCACCGGCTGCCCAACCACGAGGCCGGCCGTGGTGGTCCGTGGCCGTCGCCGCGCAGCTGGGAGATGACCCTGCGCCTGATCGCCTTCGCCACCGCGGCCGACACCTCCCGGGAGGTCCTGTCGATGCTGGTCAGAGGCACCGTGGGGGACGGATCGGGACTGGAGCTGCTGGCCAGCCTCGACCGGATGGACCTTCCCGACCCCGAGGTGCTGCTCGCCGACCCGGCCGCCGCCGTCCTGCCCGAACGCGGCGACCTACGCCAGACTGTCCTGGACGGCGTGGTGGAGGCCGTACGCCAACGCCCGGATCGCCACCGTTGGGACGCGGCCTGGGCCCTGCTGGTCCGGGCACTCGAGACGGGCGCCCCGGACCTGGTGGTCGTCCCCGCGTCCGCCCTCGCCCGGCTGCGCCAGGAGGACTGGGACGTGCCGGCGTCGATCGAGCGGCTGGCCGGCGCGGTGTCCCTGTCCCGACGGGCCGACCAGACGGCGACCCGGATCGCGGCGGCCGCGGGGAGCGGCCGATGA
- a CDS encoding ABC transporter ATP-binding protein has protein sequence MDSTPTGRDRGPRTVSAAEKAQARQVSLRRVAGLFTPHRAALAAVTVIIVASSVIAMASPFLLRHVIDEALPSRNLTLLVWLVVGMVAVAALTAVLGVVQTWISTRVGQQVMHRLRTDVFSHLQRQSLGFFTRTRTGEVQSRITNDIGGMQSVVTSTATGVAANLTTVVATAAAMVALSWRLSLVSLLVLPPAIWLTRRVAHLRREITARRQRELADLNVTVEEGLSVSGVQLAKTLGTAPALIARFTASSARLVDLELRSELAGRWRMASMSIVFAAIPAVIYLSAGLPGAAGTLSIGTLVAFTALQNGLFRPLMGLLNVGVSLTASLALFARIFEYLDLPVDVADPAEPVRLDPRRVRGHVRLEEVTFSYPGSDTAAVAGVTLDVPAGTGLALVGETGSGKSTLAALVSRLHDPTSGRVTIDGVDLRDLRLADLSAIVGVVSQETYLLHTTVRENLRYARPDATDAEIEAAARAARIHDLIAGLPEGYDTVVGSRGHRFSGGEKQRLAIARTLLRDPRVLILDEATSALDTETERAVQRAFDALAEGRTTITIAHRLSTVRDADQIAVLDHGRIVECGTHESLLDRAGRYAALAA, from the coding sequence TTGGATTCCACCCCCACCGGCCGCGACCGCGGCCCCCGTACCGTGAGCGCCGCGGAGAAGGCGCAGGCCCGGCAGGTCTCGCTGCGGCGCGTCGCCGGGCTGTTCACCCCCCACCGGGCGGCGCTCGCCGCCGTGACCGTGATCATCGTGGCCTCCTCGGTCATCGCCATGGCGTCGCCGTTCCTGCTGCGCCACGTGATCGACGAGGCCCTGCCGAGCCGGAATCTGACCCTGCTGGTCTGGCTGGTCGTCGGCATGGTCGCGGTGGCCGCGCTCACCGCCGTCCTCGGCGTGGTGCAGACCTGGATCTCCACCCGCGTCGGCCAGCAGGTGATGCACCGGCTGCGCACCGACGTCTTCAGCCACCTCCAGCGCCAGTCGCTGGGCTTCTTCACCCGGACCCGGACCGGAGAGGTCCAGTCCCGCATCACCAACGACATCGGCGGGATGCAGTCGGTGGTCACCTCCACCGCCACCGGCGTGGCCGCCAACCTGACCACCGTCGTCGCCACCGCCGCCGCCATGGTGGCGCTGTCGTGGCGGCTGTCGCTCGTCTCGCTCCTGGTCCTCCCACCGGCGATCTGGCTGACCCGCCGGGTCGCCCACCTGCGCCGCGAGATCACCGCCCGTCGCCAGCGCGAACTGGCCGACCTCAACGTCACCGTGGAGGAGGGCCTGTCGGTCAGCGGCGTGCAGCTGGCCAAGACGCTGGGCACCGCGCCGGCCCTGATCGCGCGGTTCACCGCCTCCTCCGCGCGCCTGGTCGACCTGGAGCTGCGCAGCGAGCTCGCCGGGCGTTGGCGGATGGCCTCGATGAGCATCGTCTTCGCCGCCATCCCGGCGGTCATCTACCTCAGCGCCGGGCTGCCCGGCGCCGCCGGCACGCTGAGCATCGGCACCCTGGTCGCCTTCACCGCGCTCCAGAACGGGCTGTTCCGCCCGCTGATGGGCCTGCTCAACGTCGGTGTCTCGCTGACCGCCTCGCTGGCGCTCTTCGCCCGCATCTTCGAATACCTGGACCTCCCGGTCGACGTGGCCGACCCGGCCGAGCCGGTCCGCCTGGACCCCCGCCGGGTCCGCGGTCACGTACGCCTGGAGGAGGTCACCTTCAGCTACCCCGGCAGCGACACCGCGGCGGTCGCCGGGGTGACCCTGGACGTGCCGGCCGGCACCGGCCTGGCCCTGGTCGGCGAGACCGGCTCCGGTAAGAGCACCCTGGCCGCCCTGGTCAGTCGGCTGCACGACCCGACCAGCGGGCGCGTCACCATCGACGGCGTCGACCTGCGGGACCTGCGCCTGGCCGACCTGTCCGCGATCGTCGGCGTGGTCAGCCAGGAGACCTACCTGCTGCACACGACGGTGCGGGAGAACCTGCGCTACGCGCGGCCGGACGCCACGGACGCGGAGATCGAGGCGGCTGCCCGGGCCGCCCGGATCCACGACCTGATCGCCGGCCTGCCCGAGGGCTACGACACGGTGGTGGGCTCGCGGGGACACCGCTTCTCCGGCGGGGAGAAGCAGCGGTTGGCGATCGCCCGTACGCTGCTGCGCGACCCACGCGTCCTGATCCTCGACGAGGCGACCAGCGCGCTGGACACCGAGACCGAGCGGGCTGTGCAGCGCGCCTTCGACGCGTTGGCCGAGGGGCGGACGACGATCACCATCGCCCACCGGCTCTCCACGGTCCGCGACGCCGACCAGATCGCCGTGCTCGACCACGGCCGGATCGTCGAGTGCGGCACCCATGAGAGCCTGCTCGACCGTGCCGGCCGCTACGCCGCGCTCGCCGCGTGA
- a CDS encoding MarR family winged helix-turn-helix transcriptional regulator: MIEPDGDDETLAEAFWAVARRVRHRTRDALAPWDVTPSQARALAALTRHGVLRPGALAEHLRIAPRSATEVVDDLQARGLVERRPDPNDRRATLVALTAEGTRTGSAIRAARQAEADRFFADLDPVDRDELARILRTLRG, encoded by the coding sequence GTGATCGAGCCGGACGGCGACGACGAGACCCTGGCCGAGGCGTTCTGGGCCGTGGCCCGCCGGGTGCGGCACCGCACCCGCGACGCCCTGGCGCCGTGGGACGTCACCCCCAGCCAGGCGCGCGCGCTCGCCGCCCTGACCCGGCACGGCGTGCTGCGGCCCGGCGCGCTCGCCGAGCACCTGCGCATCGCCCCCCGCTCCGCCACCGAGGTGGTCGACGACCTCCAGGCCCGAGGGCTCGTCGAACGGCGGCCCGACCCGAACGACCGGCGCGCCACCCTGGTCGCGCTCACCGCCGAGGGCACCCGCACCGGCTCGGCCATCCGCGCCGCCCGGCAGGCCGAGGCCGACCGGTTCTTCGCCGACCTCGACCCGGTCGACCGGGACGAACTCGCCCGCATCCTGCGGACCCTGCGCGGCTGA
- a CDS encoding ABC transporter ATP-binding protein, with protein sequence MPVISVHNLVKAFGAIRALDGLDLRVEAGEVHGFLGPNGAGKSTTIRVLLGLLRRDSGEARVLDADPWRDAVRLHRRLAYVPGDVSLWPNLSGGEAIDLLGHLRGGLDRRRRDELLERFDLDPTRRCRTYSKGNRQKVAIVAAFASDVELYVLDEPTSGLDPLMEAVFQDEVRRITRDGATVLLSSHVLAEVEALCDRVSIIREGRTVESGSLTELRHLTRTAVTVETTRPVTGLDTLPGIHGVREVDGRTHLEVEPAHLDALLGHLLPFGVRALTSTPPTLEELFLRHYGDETATTDTPRAAEPRRAGVR encoded by the coding sequence ATGCCCGTCATCTCGGTGCACAACCTGGTCAAGGCGTTCGGCGCCATCCGTGCCCTCGACGGGCTCGACCTGCGGGTGGAGGCGGGCGAGGTGCACGGCTTCCTCGGCCCCAACGGCGCCGGCAAGTCCACCACCATCCGCGTCCTGCTCGGCCTGCTGCGGCGCGACTCCGGTGAGGCGCGGGTGCTCGACGCCGACCCGTGGCGCGACGCCGTGCGCCTGCACCGCCGTCTGGCGTACGTACCCGGCGACGTCAGCCTCTGGCCCAACCTCTCCGGTGGAGAGGCGATCGACCTGCTCGGCCACCTGCGCGGCGGCCTCGACCGGCGCCGCCGCGACGAGCTGCTGGAGCGGTTCGACCTCGACCCGACCCGCAGGTGCCGCACCTACTCCAAGGGCAACCGGCAGAAGGTCGCCATCGTCGCCGCGTTCGCCTCCGACGTCGAGCTGTACGTGCTCGACGAACCCACCTCCGGCCTCGACCCCCTCATGGAGGCCGTCTTCCAGGACGAGGTCCGGCGGATCACCCGCGACGGCGCCACCGTGCTGCTCTCCAGCCACGTGCTCGCCGAGGTCGAGGCCCTCTGCGACCGGGTCAGCATCATCCGCGAGGGCCGCACCGTCGAGTCCGGCAGCCTCACCGAGCTTCGCCACCTCACCCGCACGGCCGTGACCGTCGAGACCACCCGACCCGTCACCGGCCTCGACACCCTCCCCGGCATCCACGGTGTACGCGAGGTCGACGGGCGCACCCACCTGGAGGTCGAGCCCGCCCACCTCGACGCCCTGCTCGGTCACCTCCTCCCGTTCGGCGTACGCGCCCTCACCAGCACGCCACCCACCCTGGAGGAGCTGTTCCTGCGCCACTACGGCGACGAGACCGCCACCACCGACACCCCGCGCGCCGCCGAGCCCCGCCGGGCCGGTGTCCGATGA
- a CDS encoding NAD-dependent epimerase/dehydratase family protein, translated as MAVLVTGGTGFIGSHTVRALLDQGEECVLVQRRATGLPPVLADTRVSIERGDVADLPALLDLGTRHKITGIVHLAGSMPWPIGADDPIPAARRALGGLLNIFQVAQEWDVRRVGVASTIGVYHGAPGNGALREDLPLAMRASHVIPTFKKIGELLDDWLAGAAGLDVVNYRISGTWGPGGHEDPFFPAPALVHAAARGTELDLSAQAGTPYAEDSLDLCYVKDTGRAIALLHLADELHHRTYNVASGRATSNADVIAAIKTAVPSADLTLPSRGSATPASWLDITRLHEDTGFVPAYDTERAAADYIAWLRAGNDR; from the coding sequence ATGGCCGTCCTGGTCACCGGAGGTACGGGTTTCATCGGGTCGCACACCGTGCGGGCGCTGCTCGACCAGGGCGAGGAGTGCGTGCTCGTGCAGCGCCGCGCCACCGGGCTGCCGCCCGTCCTCGCCGACACCCGGGTCTCGATCGAGCGGGGCGACGTCGCCGACCTGCCGGCGCTGCTCGACCTCGGCACCCGCCACAAGATCACAGGGATCGTCCACCTGGCCGGCTCCATGCCCTGGCCGATCGGCGCCGACGACCCGATCCCCGCCGCCCGCCGAGCACTCGGCGGCCTGCTCAACATCTTCCAGGTCGCCCAGGAGTGGGACGTACGGCGAGTGGGTGTCGCGAGCACCATCGGCGTCTACCACGGCGCGCCCGGAAACGGCGCCCTGCGGGAGGACCTGCCGCTGGCGATGCGCGCCTCCCACGTCATCCCCACCTTCAAGAAGATCGGTGAACTGCTCGACGACTGGCTGGCCGGGGCCGCCGGGCTCGACGTCGTCAACTACCGGATCTCCGGCACGTGGGGTCCCGGCGGTCATGAGGACCCGTTCTTCCCGGCGCCCGCCCTCGTCCACGCCGCCGCCCGCGGCACCGAACTCGACCTGTCGGCGCAGGCCGGGACACCGTACGCCGAGGACTCCCTCGATCTGTGCTACGTGAAGGACACCGGGCGCGCGATCGCCCTGCTGCACTTGGCCGACGAGCTTCACCACCGCACCTACAACGTGGCCTCCGGCCGGGCCACCTCGAACGCCGACGTCATCGCCGCCATCAAGACCGCGGTCCCGTCCGCCGACCTGACCCTGCCCTCGCGCGGATCCGCCACCCCGGCGTCCTGGCTCGACATCACCCGTCTGCACGAGGACACCGGCTTCGTCCCCGCGTACGACACCGAACGCGCCGCCGCCGACTACATCGCCTGGCTGCGCGCGGGCAACGACCGCTGA
- a CDS encoding MarR family winged helix-turn-helix transcriptional regulator → MSSAGTEPLRPLNAEEEALARALPQVMSVLPRMIDADMVADQQLPLTEYTALRVLSETPGRRMRMSELAAACQLSLSGMTRTVIRLETLGLVERVRSEEDARGWNAVLTDAGFARLEESWPSHLAAVRRRFLDHFEGMDLVALARAFERVGTVR, encoded by the coding sequence ATGTCCAGTGCCGGCACCGAGCCCCTGCGACCCCTGAACGCCGAGGAGGAGGCGCTGGCGCGCGCCCTGCCGCAGGTGATGTCCGTGTTGCCTCGGATGATCGACGCCGACATGGTGGCGGACCAGCAGTTGCCGCTCACCGAGTACACCGCCCTGCGGGTCCTCTCCGAGACGCCGGGTCGGCGGATGCGGATGAGCGAACTGGCGGCCGCCTGTCAGCTCTCGCTCAGTGGTATGACCCGCACGGTCATCCGGCTGGAGACGCTGGGCCTGGTCGAGCGGGTCCGCAGCGAGGAGGACGCCCGCGGCTGGAACGCCGTGCTCACCGACGCCGGGTTCGCCCGCCTGGAGGAGTCCTGGCCGAGCCACCTGGCCGCCGTGCGGCGACGCTTCCTCGACCACTTCGAGGGCATGGACCTCGTCGCGCTGGCCCGCGCCTTCGAGCGGGTCGGGACGGTCCGGTGA
- the coaD gene encoding pantetheine-phosphate adenylyltransferase, translated as MSDSGVRAVYPGSFDPFTEGHLDVLNRARHLFDDVVVLVAVNSSKHPDTDEEQRAAAVRAVLPVEWTSVTVAAWRGLTATYCRRHGVDVIIRGVRNTTDLQLEHRLAAMNQSLGVPTVFLPAQPGLAAVSSTVVREARSG; from the coding sequence ATGAGCGACAGCGGCGTACGGGCCGTCTACCCCGGCAGCTTCGACCCCTTCACCGAAGGGCATCTGGATGTCCTGAACCGGGCACGTCACCTCTTCGACGACGTGGTCGTGCTCGTCGCGGTCAACAGCAGCAAGCATCCGGACACCGACGAGGAGCAGCGAGCGGCCGCCGTGCGGGCCGTGCTGCCGGTGGAGTGGACCTCTGTCACCGTCGCCGCCTGGCGCGGGTTGACCGCCACCTACTGCCGTCGCCACGGCGTGGACGTGATCATCCGGGGCGTGCGCAACACCACCGATCTCCAGCTGGAGCACCGGCTCGCCGCGATGAACCAGTCGCTGGGCGTCCCCACGGTGTTCCTGCCCGCGCAGCCCGGACTGGCCGCGGTCTCGTCAACCGTGGTCCGCGAGGCTCGCTCCGGTTGA
- a CDS encoding low temperature requirement protein A: MAARRGAELLRPPTSSGRATFLELFFDLAFVVALTRLSQRFADLRDDTGWVLVEGFGRTLLLFLGLWLIWSHTTWITSRYEPERAVIQAVVVGTMFAGLIMAVTLPRAMEERALPFAVAYLTVIVVRPLVIAVALRGHPRRLVPLRLATWAAATAPLWLAGAWGPERLRLPLWAAALAVDYVAWALGWPVPRLGASAVNRWRIAGTHLADRYQQMFLIALGESVLVIGVIFSGTDYSTERAAAFTVSFVTSALLWRIYFYRAGLLLTEALGRAGMPGRLGTALERTHLLIVFSVIVTSVGYELVIDDPFGPPRPTWLLFVVGGPVLFLLARVRLEHEIFGRVSRSRMIGIVALLLLTPALARGAPMVGLSVVAGVLALVAVLDALRSRARPSEVPSPPIGRATSGDRDPEA, translated from the coding sequence ATGGCGGCACGACGCGGTGCCGAGCTGCTGCGCCCGCCCACGAGTTCGGGCCGCGCCACGTTCCTGGAACTCTTCTTCGATCTGGCCTTCGTCGTGGCCCTGACCCGGCTCTCGCAACGATTCGCCGACCTGCGCGATGACACGGGCTGGGTGCTCGTCGAAGGGTTCGGTCGCACCCTGCTGCTCTTCCTGGGACTGTGGCTGATCTGGTCGCACACCACCTGGATCACCAGTCGCTACGAACCCGAGCGGGCGGTCATCCAGGCCGTCGTGGTCGGCACGATGTTCGCCGGCCTGATCATGGCGGTGACCCTGCCACGCGCCATGGAGGAGCGGGCGCTGCCGTTCGCGGTCGCGTACCTGACGGTGATAGTGGTGCGGCCGCTGGTGATCGCCGTCGCGCTGCGCGGCCATCCGCGACGACTGGTGCCGCTCCGGCTCGCCACCTGGGCCGCCGCGACCGCGCCGCTCTGGCTGGCGGGTGCGTGGGGCCCGGAACGACTGCGCCTGCCGCTGTGGGCCGCCGCCCTCGCCGTCGACTACGTCGCCTGGGCCCTGGGCTGGCCGGTGCCACGGCTCGGGGCCTCGGCGGTGAACCGCTGGCGCATCGCGGGAACCCACCTCGCCGACCGTTACCAGCAGATGTTCCTCATCGCACTCGGTGAATCGGTTCTGGTCATCGGTGTGATCTTCAGCGGCACCGACTACTCCACGGAGCGGGCGGCTGCCTTCACGGTCTCGTTCGTCACCAGCGCGCTGCTCTGGCGGATCTACTTCTACCGCGCCGGTCTGCTGCTGACCGAGGCGTTGGGTCGGGCAGGTATGCCCGGCCGGCTGGGCACGGCGTTGGAGCGAACCCATCTGCTGATCGTGTTCAGCGTGATCGTCACGTCGGTCGGCTACGAACTGGTGATCGACGATCCGTTCGGGCCGCCGCGACCCACGTGGTTGCTGTTCGTGGTCGGTGGTCCGGTGCTCTTCCTGCTCGCCCGGGTGCGGCTGGAGCACGAGATCTTCGGCCGGGTCTCCCGATCCCGGATGATCGGAATCGTGGCCCTCCTGCTGCTCACCCCGGCGTTGGCCCGCGGGGCGCCGATGGTCGGGCTGAGCGTGGTGGCCGGTGTGCTGGCCCTGGTCGCGGTCCTCGACGCGCTGCGGAGCCGGGCACGGCCGTCGGAGGTTCCCTCGCCGCCGATCGGGCGGGCCACGTCCGGCGATCGCGACCCCGAGGCGTGA
- a CDS encoding NADPH-dependent FMN reductase, producing the protein MTRIGIILGSTRPGRNGEAVARWVLDVAKQRTDAEFELVDLLDYQLPHLDEPMPPSYGQYSQPHTKRWSETISSYDGFVMVTPEYNHSTSGALKNAIDYLYGEWNNKAVGFVSYGSVGGTRAVEHLRLISAELQMADVRAQVALSLFTDFENFSVFKPNDFQLDALHTTLDQVVSWSGALAHLRGK; encoded by the coding sequence ATGACCAGGATCGGGATCATCCTCGGCAGCACTCGTCCGGGACGCAACGGTGAGGCCGTCGCCCGCTGGGTCCTCGACGTGGCCAAGCAGCGCACGGACGCCGAGTTCGAGCTCGTCGACCTGCTCGACTACCAGCTGCCGCACCTCGACGAGCCGATGCCGCCGTCGTACGGGCAGTACAGCCAGCCGCACACCAAGCGCTGGTCCGAGACGATCAGCTCGTACGACGGCTTCGTCATGGTGACCCCGGAGTACAACCACTCCACCTCGGGGGCCCTGAAGAACGCGATCGACTACCTGTACGGGGAGTGGAACAACAAGGCCGTCGGCTTCGTCAGCTACGGCTCGGTCGGTGGTACCCGGGCGGTGGAGCACCTGCGGCTGATCTCCGCCGAGCTGCAGATGGCCGACGTGCGGGCCCAGGTGGCGCTCTCGCTCTTCACCGACTTCGAGAACTTCAGCGTCTTCAAGCCGAACGACTTCCAGCTCGACGCGCTGCACACCACGCTCGACCAGGTCGTCTCCTGGAGCGGGGCGCTGGCTCACCTGCGCGGCAAGTGA